The genomic region GCGAAGGCCGGCGGGTGATGCAGCAATCGACCTCCGACACCATGCGCCGGCTGATGCGCCTGGTGGTGACCGACGGCTTCGGCAAGAACGCCGAGGTGCCCGGCTACTATGTCGGCGGCAAGACCGGCACCGCCGAGAAGATCGCCGGCCGGGGCTACAACCGGCACTCGCGCGTCGCCGCCTTCATGGGTGCCTTCCCGATGAACGCGCCCCGTTACGCCGTCTACATGATGCTCGACGAGCCGCACGCCACCAAGGCCACCTATGGCTACGCCACCGCGGGCTGGGTGAGCGCGCCGGCCGCGGGCCGCGTGATCGCGCGCGCCGCGCCGATGCTCGGCCTGCTGCCGCAGATCGAGAGCGCCGCCACGATCTCCGCCCAGCTCGCCATCCCGCTGCAGCCGCCGCGACCGGGCGGCGCGAAGCCGGCCGGCGCCCCGGTCGCCACCACCCCCGCCCCTCGCCCGGCGCCGCCGGTCGCCACGGCGCCGCGCCCCGCCCCCGGCTCGGTGCCCGCCGCCGCCCCGCCCGTCATGCCGGCGCCGCGTGACCTGCGGCACGAGGCGCGCGCCACCGTTCCTGCCCCGGGCCCGTCCGCGCTTGCGGTGCGCTGACCTCATGCGAGCCATTCCGGACCTGCCGGCGCGGGACTGGCATGACGCGGCGGGGCTGGATTTCGCCGGCGTCACGGCCGACAGCCGGCGCGTGAAGGACGGATATCTTTTTGCCGCCCTGCCCGGCAGCCGGGCAGACGGGCGGCTTTTCATTGCGGATGCGGTCGCCCGTGGCGCCGCGGCCGTGCTCGCCCCCGAGGGCACCGCCTGGCCCGACACGGTGCCGGCGCGCCCGCTCATTCTCGACCCCGAACCACGCCGGCGGCTGGCGCAGATCGCCGCGGCACTGGCCGGCGCCCAGCCCGATCTGGTGGTGGCCGTCACCGGCACCAACGGCAAGACCAGCACGGTGGAATTCCTGCGCCAGATCTGGGCGGCATCCGGGCAGCAGGCAGCCAGCCTGGGCACGTTGGGGCTGCATGCGCCGGGCTTTCCGCCCGGTCCGGGCCTGACCACGCCCGATCCGGAAACGCTGGCCGACACCCTCGCCCGGCTCGCCCGCGCCGGCGTGCAGCACGCCGCGATGGAAGCCTCCTCGCACGGGCTGGATCAGTTCCGCCTCGACGGGGTGCACCTGGCCGCCGGGGCCTTCACCAACCTCACCCGCGACCACCTCGACTACCACGGCACGCTGGACGCCTATCGCGCCGCCAAGCTGCGGCTGTTCCGTGACTTGCTGGCACCGGGCGCGCCCGCGGTGGCAAGCGGCACGCTCGATGCCGCCACGCTGGCGGCGCTGCGCGAGATCGCCGCAGCCCGGCGGCTCGGATTGCAGGTGGTGGGCGAAGGCGGCGATTCGATCCGGCTGCTGCGCACCGTGCCGCTGCCGGACGGGCAGGTGATCGAAATCGAAACGAGCGGCGCGCGGCACGAGATCACCCTGGCGCTGCCGGGTCGGTTCCAGACCGACAACGTGCTGGTGGCGGCGGCGCTGGCACAGGCCACCGGCACGCGCGACGTGCTGGCCGTGCTGCCGCGCCTGACCGGCGTGCGCGGACGGATGGAACTGGCCGCGCGGCTGGCGAACGGCGCCGCGGTCTATGTCGATTACGCACACACGCCGGATGCACTGGAACGGCTGCTGAGCGCGCTGCGTCCGCACACCCATGCGCGCCTGCACGTGGTGTTCGGTGCCGGCGGCGACCGTGACCGCGGCAAGCGGCCATTGATGGGCGAAGCCGCGGCCCGGCTGGCCGATGTCGCCGTCGTCACCGACGACAATCCGCGCAGCGAGGATCCCGCCACCATTCGCGCCGAGGTGCTGGCCGGCTGCCGCGCGGCGGGCAACGGGCGCGGACGCGATGGCGGCGAGCGCCGGGCGGCGATCGCCTCGGCCCTGTCCGATCTCGGGCCGGACGATGTGCTGGTGGTGGCCGGCAAGGGCCATGAGCAGGGCCAGACCATCGCCGGCATGACCCTGCCCTTCGACGACGCCGAAACGGTGCGGCACCTGCTTGGAACTGCTTCCCCGCGTGGCCAGGAGGAAGCGTAGATGGCGCTTTGGCAGGCAGCGGATCTCGCCACGGCCACGGGCGGGATCCTCCGAACCCCGTTCACCGCCACCGGCGTGTCGATCGACACGCGCTCGCTGCGCCCGGGCGACCTGTTCGTCGCCCTGCAGGGCGAGGCGCGCGACGGGCACGGCTTCGTCGCCGAGGCGCTGGCACGCGGTGCCGCCGGCGCGCTGGTGACGCATGTGCCCGCCGGCGTGGAAGCGACGGCGCCGTTGCTGGTGGTGGGCGACACGCTGGAAGGGCTGCGTGCGCTCGGGCAATTCGCCCGCGCGCGCTTTCGCGGACGGCTGGTGGCGGTGACAGGCTCGGTCGGCAAGACCACCACCAAGGAAATGCTGCGCCGCATGCTCGCGGCCGAGGCACCGACCCATGCCGCCGAGGCCTCGTACAACAATCACTGGGGCGTGCCGCTGACACTGGCGCGCCTGCCGGCGGATGCCGCGTACTGCGTGGTCGAGATCGGCATGAACCATGCCGGCGAGATCGCGCCGCTGGCCCGGCTGGCCCGCCCGCACGTGGCGCTGATCGTCAGCGTCGAGGGCGCGCATCTCGGCCATCTCGGCAGCATGGCGGCGATCGCCGACGAG from Rhodovastum atsumiense harbors:
- a CDS encoding UDP-N-acetylmuramoyl-L-alanyl-D-glutamate--2,6-diaminopimelate ligase, with product MRAIPDLPARDWHDAAGLDFAGVTADSRRVKDGYLFAALPGSRADGRLFIADAVARGAAAVLAPEGTAWPDTVPARPLILDPEPRRRLAQIAAALAGAQPDLVVAVTGTNGKTSTVEFLRQIWAASGQQAASLGTLGLHAPGFPPGPGLTTPDPETLADTLARLARAGVQHAAMEASSHGLDQFRLDGVHLAAGAFTNLTRDHLDYHGTLDAYRAAKLRLFRDLLAPGAPAVASGTLDAATLAALREIAAARRLGLQVVGEGGDSIRLLRTVPLPDGQVIEIETSGARHEITLALPGRFQTDNVLVAAALAQATGTRDVLAVLPRLTGVRGRMELAARLANGAAVYVDYAHTPDALERLLSALRPHTHARLHVVFGAGGDRDRGKRPLMGEAAARLADVAVVTDDNPRSEDPATIRAEVLAGCRAAGNGRGRDGGERRAAIASALSDLGPDDVLVVAGKGHEQGQTIAGMTLPFDDAETVRHLLGTASPRGQEEA